In Shewanella sp. VB17, a single genomic region encodes these proteins:
- a CDS encoding DUF1440 domain-containing protein encodes MNIFATTDIKNRHYGVALWAGFLGGNLASFVKWGTEIPFPPRTPDRAIPPMEMLMDLGVKAQDLTFNYSEHVINWGVAGIHHGFSIVFAMLYCLCAEIFPSIKLWQGAMFAIFITLGFHGVLLPLFDWAPPMWSLPYNELFSETFGHILWMWAIEICRRDIRNRITKKPDAEMI; translated from the coding sequence TTGAATATATTCGCGACTACAGACATTAAAAACAGACATTATGGTGTGGCTCTTTGGGCTGGATTCCTAGGTGGTAATCTAGCCAGTTTTGTTAAATGGGGGACTGAAATTCCTTTTCCACCTCGCACACCAGACAGAGCAATCCCTCCAATGGAAATGTTAATGGATTTAGGCGTTAAAGCGCAAGATTTGACATTCAATTATTCTGAACATGTGATCAATTGGGGCGTTGCTGGTATTCATCATGGTTTTTCTATTGTATTCGCCATGCTGTACTGTTTATGTGCTGAAATCTTTCCCAGTATTAAATTATGGCAAGGAGCCATGTTTGCTATTTTTATTACACTAGGGTTTCATGGTGTGCTGCTTCCTCTTTTTGATTGGGCTCCACCTATGTGGAGCTTGCCTTACAATGAACTATTTTCAGAAACATTTGGCCATATACTGTGGATGTGGGCGATTGAAATTTGTAGAAGAGACATACGCAATCGGATAACAAAAAAACCAGATGCTGAAATGATATAG
- a CDS encoding alpha/beta hydrolase, which translates to MHNVLNQIEPGIRELVTDFIEAGCPCPSKQSVIQRRQGYINSTVLAGASPQMHQEYQDNLNGIKVKIFKPTSEEKLALTIYFHGGCFISGGFATHEQQLRQLAKLSNTIVICIQYRLAPQHHYPAAHDDAYNAAIFIREHANKYGGDPKKITFVGDSAGAHLALITSLRLKRDTDWLPQKQILIYPMLDALGSSKSYAENGQHFVITRSMLLSGFEMYLAGTNINSQHPEISPLQRDDFLGLPPTYIITAEFDPLRDEGEQLYKKLLASGVEAYCERYLGVIHGFFQLSAVSQSAVRCIENIAKQIVR; encoded by the coding sequence ATGCATAACGTGCTGAATCAAATTGAACCAGGCATAAGGGAACTGGTTACAGACTTCATTGAAGCTGGGTGTCCCTGTCCGTCTAAACAATCAGTCATTCAACGTAGACAAGGGTACATAAATAGCACTGTATTAGCGGGCGCTAGCCCTCAAATGCATCAAGAATACCAAGATAATCTCAATGGTATCAAAGTTAAAATATTTAAGCCTACATCTGAAGAGAAACTAGCCTTAACAATATATTTTCATGGCGGTTGTTTTATCAGTGGTGGATTTGCAACTCACGAACAGCAATTGAGACAGTTAGCAAAACTATCAAATACGATTGTTATCTGCATCCAATATCGACTTGCCCCCCAACACCATTATCCCGCAGCACATGATGATGCTTATAACGCCGCTATATTTATCCGTGAACATGCTAACAAGTATGGTGGCGATCCCAAAAAAATAACCTTTGTAGGCGATAGTGCTGGCGCTCACCTCGCTTTAATCACATCTTTAAGATTAAAGAGAGACACTGATTGGTTACCACAAAAGCAAATTCTAATTTATCCAATGTTAGATGCACTAGGTAGCTCAAAAAGTTATGCAGAAAACGGTCAACATTTCGTCATTACGCGTTCAATGCTACTTTCAGGTTTTGAAATGTATTTAGCTGGAACCAATATTAATAGTCAGCATCCTGAAATATCTCCTTTACAGCGTGACGACTTTTTGGGATTACCTCCAACATATATAATCACTGCCGAATTTGACCCATTAAGAGATGAAGGTGAGCAGCTGTATAAAAAACTACTTGCAAGTGGTGTAGAAGCCTATTGCGAGAGATATTTAGGCGTTATTCATGGTTTCTTCCAACTCTCAGCTGTGAGTCAGTCAGCAGTCAGGTGCATTGAAAACATCGCTAAACAAATTGTACGCTAA